A portion of the Oxynema aestuarii AP17 genome contains these proteins:
- a CDS encoding aminotransferase class I/II-fold pyridoxal phosphate-dependent enzyme: MNLLNQLWSQEDSQLPRTVSPESDRPVNPAQSGANARVIESWLVEQLARRLELSADRIDVHKPLTDYNLNSLEAINLSGDLESFLGRRLSPTLLWDYPNIEALATHLANEIDNPHSLGELHVEALPNGSPTSPTPSDEISPDYYRFDRFPEYQKLSQQLLQIEALGLGSPFFSVHERIANDTTTIDGRELINYSSYNYLGMCGDPAVSEATKAAIDRYGTSASASRVASGERVIHLELERELAAFIGVDDCIVYVGGHATNVTTIAHLFGEGDLIVHDALSHNSILQGCELSGARIIAFPHNDWQALDTLLQQRRHQFRRVLIAIEGVYSADGDIPNLPEFVAVKKRHKAFLMVDEAHSIGVLGTHGRGIGEYFGIDPHDVDLWMGTLSKSFASCGGYIAGCKAVVKYLKYTAPGFVYSVGMSPPNTAAALASIRVLREEPHRVGRLHDRATLFRQLARDRGLDTGTSENSSVVPIVVGNSLMSVKLSQVLFHRGINVGPMFYPAVPHNAARLRFFISCTHTEAQIRETVAIVAEELAKLKQETSLPELNGHG; the protein is encoded by the coding sequence ATGAATCTCTTGAATCAGCTCTGGAGTCAGGAAGACAGCCAACTCCCTCGCACCGTTTCCCCAGAGTCGGATCGGCCCGTCAACCCCGCCCAGTCTGGTGCAAATGCCCGAGTCATCGAATCTTGGTTGGTCGAACAACTGGCTCGCCGACTGGAGTTGAGCGCCGATCGCATCGACGTCCACAAACCCCTGACCGATTACAACCTCAACTCCCTCGAAGCCATTAATCTGTCCGGCGATTTAGAAAGCTTCCTCGGACGCAGGCTGTCCCCAACCTTGTTATGGGACTATCCCAATATCGAAGCTCTCGCCACCCATCTCGCCAACGAAATCGACAATCCCCACAGCCTCGGCGAACTGCACGTCGAAGCCCTCCCCAACGGTTCGCCGACGAGTCCCACCCCCTCGGACGAGATTTCCCCGGACTATTACCGTTTCGATCGCTTTCCCGAATATCAGAAACTCAGCCAGCAGCTCTTGCAAATCGAAGCTTTGGGTCTGGGAAGCCCTTTTTTTAGCGTTCACGAACGGATCGCCAACGATACCACGACCATCGACGGACGCGAACTGATCAACTATTCCTCTTATAACTATTTGGGGATGTGCGGCGATCCGGCGGTGTCTGAGGCGACGAAAGCGGCGATCGACCGCTACGGAACCTCCGCTTCCGCCAGTCGCGTCGCCTCGGGAGAACGGGTCATCCATCTCGAATTAGAAAGAGAACTCGCCGCGTTTATCGGCGTAGACGATTGTATCGTCTACGTCGGCGGTCATGCCACCAATGTCACGACGATCGCCCACCTGTTCGGAGAAGGGGATTTAATCGTTCACGACGCCCTCAGTCATAACAGTATCTTGCAAGGGTGCGAACTCTCCGGCGCCAGAATTATCGCTTTTCCCCACAACGACTGGCAGGCCCTCGATACCCTCTTGCAACAGCGCCGCCACCAGTTCAGACGGGTGTTGATCGCGATCGAAGGGGTTTATAGTGCCGATGGCGATATCCCCAACTTGCCGGAGTTCGTCGCCGTCAAAAAACGCCACAAAGCTTTCCTAATGGTCGATGAAGCTCACTCGATCGGCGTGCTGGGAACTCACGGTCGCGGTATTGGCGAGTATTTTGGCATCGACCCCCACGATGTGGACTTGTGGATGGGAACCCTGAGCAAGTCGTTTGCCAGTTGTGGCGGCTACATCGCCGGGTGTAAGGCGGTGGTGAAATATCTCAAATACACGGCTCCCGGGTTTGTCTACAGTGTGGGGATGTCGCCGCCGAATACTGCCGCCGCGTTGGCGTCGATTCGGGTCTTGCGGGAGGAACCGCACCGGGTGGGGCGCCTGCACGATCGCGCTACTTTGTTTCGGCAGTTGGCGCGCGATCGCGGTCTGGATACGGGAACGAGCGAAAATTCTTCCGTCGTACCGATTGTGGTGGGCAATTCGTTGATGTCGGTGAAGCTGTCTCAAGTGCTGTTCCATCGCGGGATTAATGTCGGGCCGATGTTTTATCCAGCCGTACCCCATAATGCCGCACGGCTGCGCTTTTTTATCAGTTGCACCCACACGGAAGCGCAAATTCGCGAAACGGTGGCGATCGTCGCCGAAGAATTGGCCAAACTCAAACAGGAAACGAGTTTGCCCGAGTTGAACGGTCACGGGTGA
- a CDS encoding VOC family protein, with protein sequence MNNVIFHLAFPVSDIAQTKQFYAEGLGCNIGRETPSSVILNLYGHQLVAHVTRESLHPQKTIYPRHYGIIFQNERDWEALLERAKTQKLHFRETEKRRFIGSTVEHRTFFLEDPFYNVLEFKYYCHPEAIFGAREFLEVGDPVEA encoded by the coding sequence ATGAATAACGTTATCTTTCATCTTGCCTTTCCCGTGAGCGATATCGCTCAAACTAAACAATTTTACGCCGAAGGTTTGGGTTGTAACATCGGACGCGAAACCCCATCCTCGGTCATTCTCAATCTCTACGGCCATCAATTGGTCGCTCACGTCACTCGCGAGTCCCTCCACCCCCAAAAAACCATTTACCCCCGTCACTACGGCATTATCTTCCAAAATGAAAGGGATTGGGAAGCCCTTTTAGAACGGGCAAAAACTCAAAAATTACACTTTCGCGAAACCGAGAAACGCCGTTTTATCGGATCTACCGTCGAGCATCGCACGTTTTTTTTAGAAGATCCGTTTTATAACGTTTTGGAGTTTAAATATTATTGCCATCCCGAGGCAATTTTTGGCGCCCGCGAATTTCTAGAAGTCGGCGATCCCGTCGAAGCGTGA
- a CDS encoding DUF3370 domain-containing protein, whose protein sequence is MAVPNQKVIPIFWLSFLAVATFGTVGIWAVQNPSRGLNPFSSSSQPPESRDSGQTLAQKEPEVIVRSHPVRSLPGELDKIPMFNSNSPEWVKKEGILLSTFPPTGKQVKEAHLNFPFEGKFEFFAHHFTHTPPNLQTLYLGAIVHNPGSEPVTLEIDRAASYLMDPEAPFQQKPPMSENPDAQVYSGPGIRAVDNVLRGVRQPDFPAQVVVPPGESRLLMNHPIPVKGLEKPINGRSTFMELKSNGKVYLATLAMYAKQSADGGDRAPTLAEWQQLLDTGGVAQPRDKTPSPPDQVGGQLIYSRVAGVQQGSKWQGRLVDEGSEFLTLSQSEEGVSYVLSTVRAGTLGTGQVQAAKLLVRYPDTAYESHGNYGVHYDLTVPIRNGSDRRQTVAITLETPQKEEKLSQNGLIFRQPPWDFPFFRGTVRLRSADREGREITRYVHLWHRRGQILDPLVTLDLQPNEVRSLRLDFRYPPDATPPQVLTVRML, encoded by the coding sequence ATGGCCGTTCCGAACCAGAAAGTTATCCCGATCTTTTGGCTATCTTTTCTCGCCGTCGCTACGTTCGGCACGGTCGGGATTTGGGCCGTCCAAAACCCATCGAGGGGTTTAAATCCTTTTTCAAGTTCCAGCCAGCCTCCAGAGAGTCGCGATTCCGGTCAAACCCTTGCTCAGAAGGAACCAGAGGTCATCGTCAGATCGCATCCGGTGCGATCGCTCCCCGGTGAACTCGACAAGATCCCGATGTTTAATAGTAACAGTCCGGAATGGGTTAAAAAAGAGGGAATTTTACTCTCGACTTTTCCGCCGACTGGGAAGCAAGTAAAAGAGGCCCATCTTAATTTTCCATTTGAGGGAAAATTCGAGTTTTTTGCCCACCATTTTACTCATACTCCGCCGAACTTACAGACACTTTATCTCGGGGCGATCGTTCACAATCCCGGAAGCGAACCCGTCACCTTAGAAATCGATCGCGCCGCCAGCTATTTAATGGACCCGGAAGCGCCTTTTCAACAAAAACCACCGATGAGTGAAAATCCCGACGCCCAAGTTTATTCCGGTCCGGGAATTCGGGCGGTCGATAATGTTTTGCGTGGGGTCAGACAGCCCGATTTTCCCGCCCAAGTGGTGGTTCCTCCCGGCGAAAGTCGGCTGTTAATGAATCATCCGATTCCAGTCAAAGGGTTAGAAAAACCGATTAACGGTCGCTCGACGTTTATGGAGTTAAAGAGTAACGGTAAAGTATACTTAGCAACTTTGGCGATGTATGCTAAACAAAGTGCTGATGGGGGCGATCGGGCGCCGACCTTAGCGGAATGGCAACAACTCCTCGATACGGGCGGCGTCGCCCAACCCCGCGACAAAACCCCCAGTCCGCCGGACCAAGTGGGCGGTCAGTTAATTTACAGTCGCGTCGCCGGGGTGCAGCAAGGATCGAAATGGCAGGGGCGATTAGTGGATGAAGGCAGCGAATTTCTCACGTTGTCTCAATCGGAAGAGGGAGTTTCCTACGTTTTGAGTACGGTTCGGGCCGGAACCTTGGGAACCGGACAAGTGCAAGCGGCGAAATTATTGGTTCGCTATCCCGATACCGCCTACGAATCCCACGGCAATTACGGGGTGCATTATGATTTGACCGTCCCGATTCGCAATGGGAGCGATCGCCGGCAAACGGTAGCGATAACCTTAGAAACACCGCAAAAAGAGGAAAAATTATCGCAAAATGGTTTGATTTTCCGCCAGCCTCCTTGGGATTTCCCCTTTTTCCGAGGAACCGTCCGCCTGAGATCCGCCGACCGCGAGGGCCGGGAAATAACGCGCTACGTGCATTTGTGGCACCGACGCGGACAAATTCTCGATCCGTTGGTTACTCTAGATCTGCAACCAAACGAAGTGCGATCGCTCCGTCTCGACTTCCGCTATCCTCCCGACGCCACCCCACCCCAAGTCCTCACGGTGAGGATGTTGTAA
- a CDS encoding glycosyltransferase family 39 protein: protein MKLQGYYHKSLLLFIALTVAIGIFFRFYNLDKKVYWIDEIHTSVRVVGYQKTEFVDRAPTNQIITRDTLHQFQTLSPERGWGDTVEALAGNAEHTPIYYLLCRLWMEIFGSSPTVTRSLAALISLFAFPAIYWLCWELFRSPPVGAIAIALLAVSPLQVLYAQEARQYSLFVVTTLISSAALLRSLRQPHWKNWALYTLTVIVALYSHLISILVIFAHGIYVLFFSKFFSKQWLTTHLKPYLIAAIAGGIPLIPWGIIYFLNSSRVGSWLGRNIPTLALVRRWFINLSSLILDVQIGTQQRLFDVELGRDAALNFANPAIYAIPAVTMLVIYALYRVVRETPQQTWGFIAIAIAVPGLTLMLPDLFSGGQRSGVARYLFPSYVSIQIALAYLFARRLQGSPPPWRYFWRGLLALVLTAGVLSCAVSSQAQTWWNKYSCYYNAEVAAIVNRSPNPLVVSSQARVSRLASLSYLLGPHTRYMLAAEGEIPKAIDREGEIFLFRPSQALFDRLQAEPRYELKPVHRFGHIWRVDLTMGAGIPRFYRR from the coding sequence ATGAAACTGCAAGGATACTATCATAAATCCCTCTTACTCTTCATCGCTTTAACTGTCGCGATCGGTATTTTTTTTCGGTTTTACAATTTAGATAAAAAAGTTTATTGGATTGACGAAATCCACACCTCCGTCCGGGTCGTCGGCTATCAAAAAACAGAATTCGTCGATCGCGCCCCCACGAACCAAATTATCACCCGGGACACCCTCCATCAATTCCAAACCCTCTCCCCCGAACGAGGCTGGGGCGATACGGTGGAAGCCCTAGCCGGGAATGCCGAACATACCCCCATTTACTATTTATTATGTCGGCTGTGGATGGAGATCTTTGGCAGTTCCCCCACGGTCACCCGGTCTCTAGCCGCACTCATTAGTCTGTTCGCCTTTCCCGCCATTTATTGGCTCTGTTGGGAACTATTTCGATCGCCCCCGGTCGGCGCGATCGCGATCGCCCTGCTCGCCGTTTCTCCCCTGCAGGTTCTCTACGCCCAAGAAGCCCGCCAATATAGTTTATTTGTCGTTACTACCTTAATTTCCAGTGCCGCCCTGTTGCGATCGTTGCGACAGCCTCACTGGAAAAACTGGGCGCTTTACACTCTGACAGTCATCGTCGCCCTTTACTCCCATTTAATTTCTATTTTAGTAATTTTCGCTCATGGAATTTATGTTTTATTCTTCTCTAAATTCTTTTCTAAACAGTGGTTGACAACTCATCTAAAACCCTATTTAATCGCGGCGATCGCCGGAGGAATCCCCCTGATTCCCTGGGGCATCATTTACTTTCTCAACTCCAGTCGGGTCGGGAGTTGGTTGGGTCGCAACATTCCGACCTTGGCATTAGTTCGCCGTTGGTTTATTAACCTATCTTCGTTAATTTTAGACGTTCAAATCGGCACCCAACAACGGCTCTTCGATGTCGAACTCGGACGGGATGCGGCCTTAAATTTTGCCAATCCGGCGATTTATGCGATTCCGGCGGTGACGATGTTAGTGATTTACGCCCTTTATCGGGTCGTCCGCGAAACGCCGCAACAGACCTGGGGCTTTATCGCGATCGCGATCGCCGTTCCCGGTTTGACCCTGATGTTACCGGATCTCTTCTCCGGCGGACAGCGATCGGGGGTCGCCCGCTATCTATTCCCCTCCTACGTATCGATCCAGATCGCCTTAGCCTATTTATTCGCCCGTCGTCTCCAAGGTTCGCCCCCCCCTTGGCGGTATTTCTGGCGCGGACTATTGGCCCTGGTCTTGACGGCGGGGGTGCTTTCTTGTGCGGTCAGTTCCCAAGCCCAAACCTGGTGGAATAAGTACAGTTGTTATTACAATGCCGAGGTGGCGGCGATCGTCAATCGCTCCCCAAATCCTCTCGTCGTCAGTTCCCAAGCGCGGGTCAGTCGCCTCGCTTCCCTCAGTTATCTCCTCGGGCCTCACACCCGCTATATGTTAGCGGCGGAGGGGGAAATCCCGAAGGCGATCGATCGCGAAGGGGAGATCTTTTTATTTCGCCCGTCACAAGCGCTTTTCGATCGCCTCCAGGCGGAACCGCGCTATGAATTAAAACCAGTGCATCGTTTCGGTCACATCTGGCGGGTGGATTTAACAATGGGAGCGGGAATTCCCCGATTCTACCGAAGGTGA
- a CDS encoding M15 family metallopeptidase: protein MKPYQKIPIRDCGEPLVPIPRDRLAVVSPHPYQQLGAPYGDRSPFFVREGVLAALLEAQSQLERDRPGWRIQIFDAYRPIAVQQFMVDYSFAQLARLRGLDGRSLDEQQRQALLAEVYQFWAQPNRDPATPPPHSTGGAVDVTLLDPIGDPADMGSPIDEISPRSYPNHFADSDDPLERDYHANREHLHAILHGVGFCRHPNEWWHFCLGDQMWAWLRNVSVARYGGVE, encoded by the coding sequence ATGAAACCTTATCAAAAAATACCGATTCGAGACTGTGGCGAACCCCTCGTTCCGATTCCGCGCGATCGCCTCGCGGTGGTTTCCCCCCATCCCTACCAACAACTCGGGGCGCCTTACGGCGATCGCTCCCCCTTTTTCGTCCGTGAAGGGGTGCTCGCCGCCCTTTTGGAAGCTCAAAGCCAGTTAGAGCGCGATCGCCCCGGTTGGCGGATTCAGATTTTCGATGCCTACCGCCCGATCGCCGTCCAGCAGTTTATGGTCGATTACAGTTTCGCCCAACTGGCGCGATTGCGGGGATTGGACGGGCGATCGCTCGACGAACAACAGCGTCAAGCCCTCCTCGCCGAAGTCTATCAATTCTGGGCACAGCCGAACCGCGACCCGGCGACCCCACCGCCCCACAGTACCGGGGGCGCCGTCGATGTCACCTTGCTCGACCCGATCGGCGATCCGGCAGATATGGGATCGCCGATTGACGAAATTTCGCCGCGTTCCTATCCCAACCACTTCGCCGACAGCGACGATCCCCTCGAACGGGACTACCACGCCAACCGCGAACACCTGCACGCCATCTTGCACGGAGTGGGATTCTGCCGCCATCCGAACGAGTGGTGGCACTTCTGCCTCGGGGATCAAATGTGGGCGTGGTTGCGCAATGTTTCAGTCGCGCGCTACGGTGGGGTCGAGTGA
- a CDS encoding RNA-guided endonuclease InsQ/TnpB family protein: MFKAYKYRIYPTHEQQATLAKSFGCCRWYWNYALNLCQETYRATGKGRSRGDLQGLLPALKKEYPWLKEGVYSQCLQVVALNLSTAYRNFFEKRAKLPRFKSKQGRQSISYPQNVKFEGNYIKLPKVGLVRCRQHRSFEGKIKTVTLSKNPDGKYYASVLVEGKKEPPLLSTEGKAIGIDLGLTDFAITSEGSKYNNPKHFDKHARNLKRKQQKHARKRKGSNNRNKSRVKVAKIHAKISRCREDFLHKLSRKIVNENQVIVVESPLTPLNKGGTKGGIGMVRNHKLAKAISDVGWGMFCTMLKYKAESEGKVYLEVDRFFPSSKTCHACLNQIKSLSLDVRSWTCEHCQTRHDRDINAAINLKNEGLRILELGTSSTALGGDVRRGGRTSVLSSAVPSEEGSRYCNL; the protein is encoded by the coding sequence ATGTTCAAGGCGTACAAATACCGCATCTATCCAACCCACGAGCAACAAGCGACTTTAGCCAAGAGCTTTGGTTGCTGTCGTTGGTATTGGAACTATGCGTTAAATTTGTGCCAAGAGACTTATCGAGCGACCGGAAAAGGTCGATCGAGGGGTGATCTTCAGGGATTATTACCTGCCCTCAAAAAGGAATACCCTTGGCTTAAAGAAGGCGTCTATTCCCAATGCTTGCAAGTCGTGGCGTTGAACTTATCAACCGCTTATCGAAACTTCTTTGAGAAACGGGCAAAATTACCCCGATTCAAATCCAAGCAGGGAAGGCAATCTATCAGTTATCCTCAAAATGTTAAGTTTGAGGGAAATTACATCAAACTGCCTAAAGTTGGGTTAGTGCGTTGTCGTCAGCATCGAAGTTTTGAGGGAAAAATCAAAACTGTAACCCTCTCCAAAAATCCAGATGGTAAATATTATGCTTCAGTTTTGGTAGAGGGTAAAAAAGAACCTCCCCTCCTCTCAACTGAAGGAAAAGCAATTGGCATTGATTTAGGGCTGACCGATTTTGCAATTACCAGTGAGGGGTCGAAATATAATAATCCCAAGCATTTTGATAAACACGCGCGAAACCTAAAAAGAAAACAGCAAAAACATGCTCGAAAAAGGAAAGGCAGCAATAACCGCAATAAATCGCGGGTAAAAGTTGCTAAGATTCACGCCAAAATAAGTCGCTGTCGTGAAGATTTTCTCCACAAGCTATCCCGTAAGATAGTGAACGAAAACCAAGTGATTGTGGTCGAATCCCCCCTAACCCCCCTTAATAAGGGGGGAACTAAAGGGGGGATAGGCATGGTTCGCAATCACAAACTCGCCAAAGCGATTAGTGATGTCGGTTGGGGGATGTTTTGTACGATGTTAAAGTACAAGGCTGAATCAGAAGGAAAAGTGTATCTAGAAGTCGATCGATTTTTTCCTTCTTCTAAAACTTGCCATGCATGTCTCAATCAAATCAAAAGCTTGTCTCTTGATGTAAGAAGTTGGACTTGCGAACATTGCCAAACTCGTCATGACAGGGATATCAATGCCGCCATTAATCTCAAAAATGAAGGCTTACGGATATTAGAGTTAGGGACTAGCTCTACTGCCCTTGGAGGGGATGTAAGACGAGGTGGTAGAACTTCAGTTCTATCTAGCGCAGTCCCCAGTGAAGAGGGAAGCCGCTATTGTAATCTTTGA
- a CDS encoding TIGR00297 family protein has protein sequence MNASEFLFHYSSFSPWLVAVPLNTVLLAIAYAIPKKLLTPAGMVHAWILGIAVWGILDWRGYAVVMFYFLVGSAVTRVGMAQKEAAGIAEKRSGARGPENVWGSALTGILCAFGVLALRLLAPSAQGAIALLLLAYVASFSTKLSDTVASEVGKVYGRRTFLITTLKPVAPGTEGAVSLEGTLAGMGGSIAIAVLGWAVNLIDGTGVLFCVIAAFIATNAESAIGATVQGKVDWMTNEVVNGINTAIGASSAIALAIAWQSLRPLLS, from the coding sequence ATGAATGCTTCGGAATTCTTATTTCATTATTCCTCGTTCTCGCCGTGGTTGGTCGCGGTGCCGTTGAATACGGTATTGTTAGCGATCGCCTATGCCATTCCTAAAAAGCTGTTAACTCCCGCCGGGATGGTTCACGCCTGGATTTTGGGGATTGCGGTGTGGGGGATTCTCGACTGGCGCGGTTATGCGGTGGTAATGTTCTATTTCCTCGTCGGTTCGGCGGTGACCCGGGTGGGAATGGCCCAGAAAGAAGCGGCAGGAATTGCGGAAAAGCGATCGGGGGCTAGAGGGCCGGAAAATGTCTGGGGTTCGGCGCTGACGGGCATACTCTGTGCTTTTGGCGTGTTGGCACTGCGGTTACTGGCGCCCTCGGCGCAGGGGGCGATCGCCCTGTTACTGCTCGCTTACGTGGCCAGTTTCAGCACGAAGCTCTCGGATACGGTGGCGAGTGAAGTGGGTAAAGTCTACGGTCGGCGCACTTTTTTGATTACGACGTTAAAACCCGTGGCGCCGGGAACGGAAGGGGCGGTCAGTTTAGAAGGAACCTTGGCGGGAATGGGCGGATCGATCGCGATCGCCGTCCTCGGCTGGGCCGTGAATTTAATCGACGGCACCGGGGTGTTATTTTGCGTGATTGCTGCATTTATCGCGACGAATGCGGAAAGTGCGATCGGGGCGACGGTTCAGGGCAAGGTGGACTGGATGACCAATGAAGTCGTCAACGGCATCAATACCGCCATTGGGGCGAGTTCGGCGATCGCCCTGGCGATCGCGTGGCAGAGTTTGCGCCCGCTTTTGAGTTAA
- a CDS encoding fatty acyl-AMP ligase gives MPESSRADSPQKDSDELRYASGVATRTDRAIETGVKPLTRICYFLMTYSDCTQTFETLVDLLRYRAVHQADRTAYTFLVDGENESLSLTYAQLDRVARAIAAEVQGKLDPGERALLLYPPGLDYIAAFFGCLYAGVVAVPAYPPRPNRSLYRLQAIAENAQASLALTVSPILTNIERRVDRAPELDCLHWIASDLLQLARSHDWQTPDLDGDSLAFLQYTSGSTATPKGVRIGHGNLLANLERIQQAAGLSEQTIGLFWLPPYHDMGLIGGILQPLYTGCPTILMSPLMFLQNPWRWLNAISRYRANTSGGPNFAYDFCARKIAPEQLEHLDLSCWEIAFNGAEPVAAETLDRFSKTFAPCGFRRETFYPCYGMAEATLMISGGDKQGHPVCQTVDAAALEQNRVVPTDDDRPGTRTLVGCGRTLADQIVAIAHPETLTRCAEGEIGEIWVRGPSVASGYWNNPQATRDSFEAYFADTGEGPFLRTGDLGFVDRHGEVFVTGRLKDLIIVNGRNHYPQDIERLVERVHPLIRPSCCAAFSIDADGEERLVVVAEVERRYHQLQRQATATVATDDTGTEIAKEVIQAIQGAISREFDLPVYTVELLKVGSIPKTSSGKIQRHACRAEFLAGRLEAIAP, from the coding sequence ATGCCGGAAAGTTCGCGTGCGGACTCACCTCAAAAAGATTCTGACGAACTGCGATACGCCTCCGGCGTCGCTACGCGAACGGATCGTGCGATCGAAACGGGCGTCAAACCATTAACGCGCATCTGCTATTTTTTGATGACTTATTCAGACTGTACCCAGACCTTCGAGACCTTAGTTGACCTGCTTCGCTACCGGGCCGTCCACCAAGCCGACCGAACCGCTTATACCTTCCTCGTCGATGGCGAAAACGAGAGTCTTTCCCTGACTTACGCCCAATTGGATCGGGTCGCCCGGGCGATCGCCGCCGAAGTGCAGGGTAAACTCGATCCGGGCGAACGGGCCTTACTCCTCTACCCCCCCGGACTCGACTACATCGCCGCCTTTTTCGGCTGTCTGTACGCCGGGGTCGTCGCAGTTCCGGCGTACCCTCCCCGTCCGAATCGTTCCCTGTACCGCTTGCAGGCGATCGCGGAAAACGCCCAAGCCTCCCTCGCCTTAACCGTTTCGCCGATTTTAACCAATATCGAACGCCGGGTAGACCGCGCGCCCGAACTCGACTGTCTGCACTGGATTGCCAGCGATCTCCTCCAATTGGCGCGATCGCACGACTGGCAAACCCCCGACCTCGACGGCGACAGTCTCGCCTTTCTCCAATACACCTCCGGGTCTACCGCCACCCCCAAAGGCGTCCGCATCGGACACGGCAACCTGTTGGCGAACTTAGAGCGCATCCAGCAGGCGGCGGGGCTCTCGGAACAGACTATCGGCCTGTTTTGGCTGCCTCCCTATCACGATATGGGCTTGATCGGCGGCATCTTGCAACCCCTCTATACCGGATGTCCGACGATCTTGATGTCGCCGTTGATGTTTTTACAAAACCCCTGGCGCTGGTTGAACGCGATCTCGCGCTATCGGGCCAATACCAGTGGCGGCCCCAATTTCGCCTACGACTTTTGCGCCCGCAAAATCGCCCCGGAACAGTTGGAACACCTCGATTTGAGCTGTTGGGAAATTGCCTTCAACGGCGCCGAACCCGTCGCCGCCGAAACCCTGGATCGTTTCAGCAAAACCTTTGCCCCGTGCGGTTTCCGCCGCGAAACCTTCTATCCGTGTTACGGCATGGCGGAAGCGACCTTGATGATTTCCGGCGGCGACAAACAGGGACATCCGGTCTGTCAAACCGTGGACGCGGCAGCCTTAGAACAAAACCGGGTGGTTCCGACCGACGACGATCGCCCGGGAACCCGCACCCTGGTCGGTTGCGGTCGCACCTTGGCCGATCAAATCGTGGCGATCGCCCATCCAGAAACCCTGACACGCTGCGCCGAGGGCGAAATCGGCGAAATTTGGGTGCGCGGTCCGAGTGTCGCCTCCGGCTATTGGAACAACCCACAAGCCACCCGGGACAGCTTCGAGGCGTATTTCGCCGATACCGGGGAAGGGCCGTTTTTACGCACGGGAGATCTGGGTTTTGTCGATCGCCACGGCGAAGTATTCGTCACCGGACGACTCAAAGACCTGATTATCGTCAACGGACGCAATCACTACCCCCAAGATATCGAACGGCTGGTCGAACGGGTTCACCCCCTAATCCGACCCAGTTGTTGCGCCGCCTTTTCCATCGACGCCGATGGCGAGGAACGCTTGGTCGTCGTCGCCGAAGTCGAACGCCGCTACCACCAACTGCAACGTCAAGCCACCGCCACCGTCGCCACCGACGACACCGGAACCGAGATCGCTAAAGAAGTCATTCAAGCCATCCAAGGGGCGATCTCCCGAGAGTTCGACTTGCCCGTTTATACAGTCGAATTGCTCAAAGTCGGCTCGATTCCGAAAACCTCAAGCGGTAAAATCCAGCGTCACGCTTGTCGGGCCGAGTTTCTCGCGGGCCGTTTGGAGGCGATCGCCCCTTGA
- a CDS encoding SDR family oxidoreductase, which produces MVEGVHFHGLITGGSSGIGLSVARLLVGRGASVSLLARDRAKLAAARAALEAVRTDATQHIRTFAVDVSDRAALDGAVLEAIAALGPPDLAVASAGIARPGYFHELPPEAFERAIAVNYFGSLYTARAVLPSMRDRGRGHLVFVSSGAGLIGIYGYSAYAPSKFAVRGLAESLRPELRGTGVSVSVVYPPDTDTPQLAEEMKTKPPETRRITATAQTWSAEAVAAAILRGVDRQQFAIAPGLEMTWLNRLHSLLFPLLNWYFDRLAAPR; this is translated from the coding sequence ATGGTAGAGGGTGTCCATTTTCACGGGTTGATTACAGGAGGATCGAGCGGTATCGGCTTGAGCGTCGCCCGCTTGTTGGTCGGTCGCGGCGCCAGCGTGTCCCTGCTGGCTCGCGATCGCGCCAAACTCGCCGCCGCCCGGGCCGCACTCGAAGCGGTCCGTACTGACGCCACGCAACACATCCGCACCTTTGCCGTCGATGTCAGCGATCGCGCCGCCCTCGACGGAGCCGTTTTGGAGGCGATCGCCGCCCTCGGTCCGCCGGATCTGGCCGTCGCTTCTGCCGGAATCGCCCGCCCGGGCTATTTTCACGAGTTGCCCCCGGAAGCGTTCGAGCGCGCGATCGCGGTCAATTATTTCGGCAGTCTCTACACCGCCCGCGCCGTCTTGCCCTCCATGCGCGATCGCGGTCGCGGTCATCTTGTATTCGTCTCCTCCGGCGCCGGACTGATCGGCATTTACGGCTACAGTGCTTACGCGCCGAGCAAATTCGCGGTTCGCGGTTTGGCGGAATCCTTACGCCCCGAACTGCGCGGGACCGGGGTGTCCGTCTCCGTCGTCTATCCTCCCGATACGGATACGCCCCAACTGGCTGAGGAAATGAAAACCAAACCCCCCGAAACTCGACGGATTACCGCCACCGCTCAAACTTGGTCCGCCGAAGCGGTCGCCGCCGCCATTTTACGCGGGGTAGACCGCCAGCAGTTCGCGATCGCTCCCGGTCTCGAAATGACCTGGCTCAACCGCTTGCACAGCCTCTTATTTCCCCTCTTAAACTGGTATTTCGATCGCCTTGCAGCTCCCCGCTAA